The proteins below come from a single Streptomyces sp. SCSIO 75703 genomic window:
- a CDS encoding HAD family hydrolase — MISDRLARTLAAAEAVLFDFDGPLCHVFGGLPAPEVAAGLSRLVAEDAPELWSKLVGTSDPLEVLSMTYDFNRSLSGKVEAALIAAEIEAVDAAGEPTRGAAEALTAVRKSGRRIGVVTNNSGECARRYLARHELSDFVDVVVGRTPHRPDLMKPSPHALLGAAEALDVSPEGCVLIGDSVTDVQAAHAAGGTAIGYANKPRKLRTLAEAGAEAITEDMATIAGALS; from the coding sequence ATGATCAGTGACCGTCTGGCCAGGACCCTCGCGGCTGCCGAAGCCGTGCTGTTCGACTTCGACGGACCGCTGTGTCACGTGTTCGGAGGGTTGCCGGCACCGGAGGTTGCCGCGGGTCTGTCTCGACTCGTTGCAGAGGATGCCCCGGAACTTTGGAGCAAGCTCGTAGGTACCAGCGACCCGCTGGAAGTCCTGAGCATGACCTACGACTTCAACCGTTCGCTGAGTGGCAAGGTCGAAGCGGCGCTGATCGCTGCGGAGATCGAGGCCGTGGACGCGGCGGGAGAGCCGACCAGGGGTGCAGCCGAAGCGCTGACGGCGGTCAGGAAGTCAGGCCGGCGGATCGGGGTGGTGACGAACAACTCGGGGGAGTGTGCCCGCCGGTATCTTGCCCGACACGAGTTGTCCGACTTCGTGGATGTTGTGGTTGGGCGAACTCCGCACCGGCCCGACCTGATGAAGCCGAGCCCCCATGCTCTACTCGGGGCCGCCGAAGCTCTCGACGTGTCACCTGAAGGGTGCGTACTCATCGGCGATTCCGTGACCGACGTCCAAGCTGCCCACGCCGCGGGGGGAACCGCCATCGGCTACGCAAACAAGCCCCGCAAGCTGCGCACACTCGCCGAAGCCGGAGCCGAAGCCATCACGGAAGACATGGCGACCATCGCCGGCGCACTCAGCTAG
- a CDS encoding winged helix-turn-helix domain-containing protein translates to MAFTPDPLDPDDDRPPYEQVASSLGAAIRTKRLAPGEKLPSHQKLTELYGFARATIQRALRELEDEGLVVSRKGSGVYVRNRTERPAGLRPYVEQAFTAQQVSIDFAGFSSETLHGALQEPLDKIRIGRLTPTSIHVRVLVPDMSLPQAVPVRKDDGSDDQRLRKRMNGIMLGYARSIRDSVKELEHLGLVPETEVEVRVYSGTPPFKLYVINGSDVFTGYYLVQPNKVVAQGETIDIYDVLGKDTVLFHHSVNEGDSSHGATQVQQAQAWFESWWSTIARECNLDDQ, encoded by the coding sequence ATGGCTTTCACCCCAGACCCCCTGGACCCCGACGACGACCGACCGCCGTACGAGCAGGTCGCAAGCAGCCTGGGAGCCGCGATCCGCACGAAGAGGCTGGCCCCGGGTGAAAAGCTTCCCTCTCACCAAAAGCTGACGGAGCTGTACGGCTTCGCCCGCGCGACGATTCAGCGCGCCCTACGTGAGCTGGAAGACGAAGGGCTGGTTGTCTCCCGTAAGGGCAGTGGGGTGTACGTCCGGAACCGTACGGAGCGGCCGGCAGGGCTGCGCCCGTACGTCGAGCAGGCGTTCACGGCTCAACAGGTGTCGATCGACTTCGCCGGATTCTCAAGCGAAACGTTGCACGGTGCGCTCCAGGAGCCCCTGGACAAGATCAGGATTGGTCGCCTGACCCCGACGAGCATCCATGTTCGTGTGCTTGTGCCAGACATGTCCCTGCCGCAAGCGGTACCCGTGCGCAAGGACGACGGGTCGGATGACCAACGTCTTCGCAAGCGCATGAACGGGATCATGCTGGGATACGCCCGCAGCATCAGGGACTCGGTCAAGGAGCTGGAACACCTCGGGCTCGTACCGGAAACGGAAGTCGAGGTTCGTGTCTACAGCGGCACGCCGCCGTTCAAGCTGTACGTGATCAACGGAAGTGACGTGTTCACCGGCTACTACCTGGTCCAGCCCAACAAGGTTGTCGCCCAGGGAGAGACGATCGACATCTACGACGTGCTGGGTAAGGACACGGTCCTGTTCCATCACTCGGTGAACGAGGGTGACTCCTCCCACGGCGCGACGCAGGTCCAGCAGGCGCAAGCGTGGTTCGAGAGCTGGTGGAGCACCATTGCCAGGGAGTGCAACCTTGATGATCAGTGA
- a CDS encoding FtsK/SpoIIIE domain-containing protein, with protein sequence MSGLTMWLEATGVLAGAGGLGYAKQRAPRVYWSTVGLPLTWGRFTWSYRSTMEVCGLTVQPAGFRAFMTRNVARREVRPVPPQVRRIRPSSAGLRITLRLPAGLEPADVATSSERLRHAFGVQSVTVAETRPGHVELRMTGYDVLRRVRLPRSAQPSGLRVPVALREDGTVFERDYRAVPMALTLGATLSGKSVYQRNLVKGLAKLPVGLIGIDCKRGVEHSRYAPRLSALATDPDMAGRLIDALVLEMGERFDLLALHGVSDVWDLPAKLRPVPLVVLIDEVAELFFVTSKKDEAARDRTVMQLVRLGQMARAVGIYLEVCGQRFGSDLGRGATALRAQLTGRVVHRVNDKQTAEMGLGDIAPDAVVAVTSIRADRPGVAVAGDTSGGWSRIRTPETSPAEAAAVCREFAHLTPDLPFLAPFRPPAGQVPPMPTVPPLVTPQP encoded by the coding sequence ATGAGCGGCCTGACGATGTGGCTGGAGGCTACGGGCGTCCTGGCGGGTGCCGGTGGCCTCGGCTACGCGAAGCAGCGGGCGCCCCGCGTGTACTGGTCGACGGTGGGTCTGCCGCTGACGTGGGGCCGGTTCACCTGGTCGTACCGGTCCACGATGGAGGTGTGCGGGCTCACGGTGCAGCCTGCTGGGTTCCGTGCCTTCATGACGCGCAACGTGGCTCGTCGTGAGGTGCGGCCGGTGCCGCCGCAGGTCCGTCGTATCCGCCCCTCCTCGGCCGGGCTGCGTATCACGCTGCGTCTCCCGGCCGGCCTGGAGCCTGCTGACGTGGCCACCTCCTCGGAGCGGCTGCGTCACGCGTTCGGCGTGCAGTCGGTGACCGTGGCGGAGACCCGGCCCGGCCATGTGGAACTGCGGATGACGGGCTACGACGTGCTGCGCCGGGTCCGTCTCCCGCGTTCCGCGCAGCCCTCCGGCCTTCGGGTTCCGGTGGCTCTACGGGAGGACGGCACGGTCTTCGAGCGGGACTACCGCGCGGTTCCGATGGCGCTGACCCTCGGCGCCACGCTGTCCGGCAAGTCCGTCTACCAGCGCAATCTGGTCAAAGGGCTGGCCAAGCTCCCGGTTGGTTTGATCGGCATCGACTGCAAGCGCGGTGTCGAGCACAGCCGCTACGCGCCGCGCCTGTCGGCCCTGGCCACGGACCCGGACATGGCCGGGCGCCTGATAGACGCGCTGGTCCTGGAGATGGGCGAGCGGTTCGACCTCCTCGCTCTGCACGGTGTCTCGGACGTGTGGGACCTGCCGGCGAAGCTGCGGCCGGTGCCGCTGGTCGTCCTGATCGATGAGGTGGCAGAGCTGTTCTTCGTCACCTCGAAGAAGGATGAGGCGGCGCGGGACCGGACGGTCATGCAACTGGTGCGACTGGGGCAGATGGCCCGTGCGGTCGGCATCTATCTGGAGGTCTGCGGGCAGCGCTTCGGCTCCGACCTCGGCAGAGGCGCCACCGCGTTACGAGCCCAGCTCACCGGGCGTGTGGTCCACCGGGTCAACGACAAGCAGACCGCCGAAATGGGCCTGGGTGACATCGCCCCGGATGCGGTGGTGGCGGTGACCTCGATCCGGGCGGACCGTCCCGGCGTCGCGGTGGCCGGTGACACCTCCGGTGGCTGGTCCCGCATCCGTACCCCGGAGACCTCGCCGGCCGAAGCAGCGGCCGTGTGCCGGGAGTTCGCCCACCTGACCCCGGATCTGCCGTTCCTGGCCCCGTTCCGGCCCCCGGCCGGGCAGGTGCCGCCGATGCCCACCGTCCCGCCGCTGGTCACCCCGCAGCCCTGA
- a CDS encoding DUF2637 domain-containing protein, whose product MFRSIRIDAVLIQAVIAGALSFAHLHDLAEAAGQTGWKAWAYPVSVDLLLVAVWRRLRAERSGLAWFWFLVALVASLGANIATAGLLDLDHVPAWLRILVAGWPALAFLGGTLLAHTPTDRTPAPAPEPRPVPVVDRPAGPEPTPEPVPDPEIPTPEPVPALPQAPASAPAVPPALVDHARKVATEHRTRTGTDIDSATLRARLGVPEDLAGAIVAQLA is encoded by the coding sequence GTGTTCCGCTCGATTCGCATCGACGCCGTACTCATTCAGGCCGTGATCGCCGGTGCCCTGTCCTTCGCCCACCTGCACGACCTCGCTGAAGCAGCCGGACAGACCGGCTGGAAGGCATGGGCCTACCCCGTCTCCGTCGACCTGCTCTTGGTCGCCGTGTGGCGCCGGCTGCGTGCCGAACGGTCGGGGCTGGCCTGGTTCTGGTTTCTGGTCGCCCTGGTCGCCTCACTCGGCGCCAACATCGCCACCGCCGGGCTCCTCGACCTGGACCACGTTCCGGCCTGGCTGCGCATCCTCGTCGCCGGCTGGCCCGCGCTGGCCTTCCTCGGCGGCACCCTGCTCGCCCACACCCCCACCGATCGCACACCCGCCCCGGCGCCTGAACCTCGGCCCGTGCCAGTCGTCGACCGCCCCGCGGGGCCCGAACCGACCCCGGAGCCGGTTCCCGACCCGGAGATCCCGACCCCGGAGCCTGTCCCGGCACTGCCGCAAGCCCCTGCCTCGGCTCCTGCGGTACCGCCCGCGCTGGTCGACCACGCCCGGAAGGTCGCCACCGAGCACCGCACCCGCACCGGCACGGACATCGACAGCGCCACCCTGCGCGCTCGCCTCGGCGTTCCGGAAGACCTCGCTGGCGCGATCGTCGCCCAACTCGCCTGA
- a CDS encoding mobile element transfer protein — MRPNRFYDVIRIGPVQVASFNNGRGQTRHTTVCTAPKCGFSNEYGDRSAAELAARTHRCT, encoded by the coding sequence GTGCGCCCGAACCGCTTCTACGACGTGATCCGCATCGGCCCGGTCCAGGTGGCCTCGTTCAACAACGGCCGGGGCCAGACCCGGCACACCACCGTCTGCACCGCGCCGAAGTGCGGCTTCTCCAACGAATACGGCGACCGGTCGGCCGCCGAACTCGCCGCCCGCACCCACCGCTGCACTTGA
- a CDS encoding DNA cytosine methyltransferase, whose protein sequence is MTAAPRRVLDLFAGAGGWSEGLRTLGLRDVGIEIDPATCATRAAAGHTTIRADVAAYPTTRLRENVSGLIASPPCQTFSAAGLRAGNTDLPLCHQALDDLTRGHDTRDTIRAACSDPRSLLVVEPLRYALDLRPDWIALEEVPAVLPLFEHTAWSLNAAGYSTWTGVLNAADFGLAQTRRRAFLIASRTRPALPPEPTHADGGTAADLFGDGLPTWRTMGDVLGCPPGEVITRGNHTTGGSRFPTTGPSWALTGRARSWMLRVGNRPSATRRRLDQPAPTLLFANARKDVSWIGADGTPIRRLTVQEAAVLQGFPAAYPWAGSRTKQFEQIGNAVPAPLAAAVLRPLVPAVLEVAA, encoded by the coding sequence ATGACCGCCGCACCGCGCCGCGTCCTCGACCTGTTCGCCGGGGCCGGTGGCTGGTCCGAGGGACTGCGCACCCTCGGCCTGCGGGATGTCGGTATCGAGATCGACCCGGCCACCTGCGCCACCCGCGCCGCCGCCGGACACACCACGATTCGCGCCGATGTCGCCGCCTACCCCACCACCCGGCTGCGCGAGAACGTCTCCGGGCTGATCGCGTCCCCGCCCTGCCAGACCTTCAGCGCCGCCGGCCTGCGCGCCGGAAACACCGACCTGCCCCTGTGCCACCAGGCCCTGGACGACCTCACCCGCGGGCACGACACCCGCGACACCATCCGCGCCGCCTGCTCCGACCCCCGCTCCCTGCTCGTGGTCGAACCCCTCCGCTACGCCCTCGACCTGCGCCCGGACTGGATCGCCCTGGAAGAGGTCCCCGCGGTACTGCCCCTGTTCGAGCACACCGCCTGGTCCCTCAACGCCGCCGGCTACTCGACCTGGACCGGCGTCCTCAACGCCGCCGACTTCGGCCTCGCTCAGACCCGCCGCCGCGCCTTCCTGATCGCCTCACGAACCCGCCCCGCCCTGCCCCCGGAGCCCACCCACGCCGACGGCGGCACCGCTGCTGACCTCTTCGGCGACGGCCTGCCCACCTGGCGGACCATGGGCGACGTCCTGGGCTGCCCACCCGGCGAGGTCATCACGCGCGGCAACCACACCACCGGCGGAAGCCGCTTCCCCACCACCGGCCCGTCCTGGGCCCTCACCGGCCGCGCCCGATCCTGGATGCTCCGCGTCGGCAACCGCCCCTCCGCCACCCGTCGCCGCCTCGACCAACCCGCCCCCACCCTGCTGTTCGCCAACGCCCGTAAGGACGTCTCCTGGATCGGCGCGGACGGCACCCCGATCCGCCGACTGACCGTCCAGGAAGCGGCCGTGCTTCAGGGCTTCCCCGCGGCCTATCCGTGGGCCGGCTCCCGCACCAAGCAGTTCGAACAGATCGGCAACGCCGTCCCCGCACCCCTCGCCGCCGCCGTCCTGCGCCCCCTCGTTCCCGCTGTCCTGGAGGTGGCCGCGTGA
- the repSA gene encoding replication initiator protein RepSA encodes MSDTATMAGLDPATLADVLRLAGSTGFDRIQDQIRRTGGCSDPIHLQGSTVTRDAATGKVLHSYTTDTEPGGRLRVACGNRRASRCPSCAWTYAGDTYHLIRAGLVGDPAKGTPHTIRDHPRVFATLTAPSFGPVHNRPGTRPCRCGVRHGEDAPELGTPLNPDAYDYAGAVLWNNHASELWRYFTIYLRREIAKRAGLTQKDAKEQSRVSFGKVAEYQKRGAVHFHTVIRFDGPDGPDDPPPAWATLDLLTDAIHAAAARVEVDVPPSGNQPARTLKWGAQLDVRPIRAFGDGEDITEQAVASYVAKYATKAAETTGTVDRRIGNKEALVLLGVADHPRRLIESCLDLHALYPDRKLRDWAHMLGFRGHFSTKSRHYSTTLGELRQTRADYRAAQQRAALDLPDPDDEDATTLTLAHWTYAGHGHTPGESWLAANIRRDIQHNRETAREELPALPDLEGAAT; translated from the coding sequence GTGAGCGACACCGCCACCATGGCGGGCCTGGACCCAGCCACCCTCGCCGACGTGCTGAGGCTGGCCGGGTCCACCGGCTTCGACCGCATCCAAGACCAGATCCGCCGAACCGGCGGCTGCTCCGACCCCATCCACCTCCAGGGCTCGACCGTCACCCGCGACGCCGCCACCGGCAAGGTGCTGCACTCCTACACGACCGACACGGAACCCGGCGGACGGCTCCGCGTCGCCTGTGGCAACCGACGTGCCTCCCGCTGCCCCTCCTGCGCCTGGACCTACGCCGGCGACACCTACCACCTCATCCGCGCCGGCCTCGTCGGCGACCCCGCCAAGGGCACCCCGCACACGATCCGGGACCACCCGCGGGTCTTCGCCACCCTCACCGCGCCCTCGTTCGGCCCGGTCCACAACCGGCCCGGCACCCGGCCCTGCCGCTGCGGCGTCCGGCACGGCGAGGACGCCCCCGAGCTGGGCACTCCGCTCAACCCGGACGCCTACGACTACGCGGGCGCGGTGCTGTGGAACAACCACGCCTCCGAGCTGTGGCGCTACTTCACGATCTACCTACGCCGCGAGATCGCCAAGCGCGCCGGCCTCACGCAGAAGGACGCGAAGGAGCAGTCCCGGGTGTCCTTCGGCAAGGTCGCCGAGTACCAGAAACGCGGCGCCGTCCACTTCCACACCGTGATCCGCTTCGACGGACCCGACGGGCCCGACGACCCGCCGCCCGCGTGGGCCACCCTCGACCTGCTCACCGACGCGATCCATGCCGCCGCCGCCCGCGTGGAAGTCGACGTTCCCCCGTCCGGGAACCAGCCCGCCCGCACCCTCAAGTGGGGCGCGCAGCTCGACGTACGCCCCATCCGGGCCTTCGGCGACGGCGAGGACATCACCGAACAGGCAGTCGCCTCGTATGTCGCCAAGTACGCCACCAAAGCCGCCGAGACCACCGGCACGGTTGACCGCCGCATCGGCAACAAGGAAGCCCTGGTCCTCCTCGGCGTCGCCGACCACCCCCGCCGGCTCATCGAATCGTGCCTCGACCTCCACGCGCTCTACCCGGACCGCAAGCTCCGCGACTGGGCCCACATGCTCGGCTTCCGCGGCCACTTCTCCACCAAGTCCCGCCACTACTCCACCACCCTCGGCGAACTACGCCAGACCCGCGCCGACTACCGCGCCGCCCAGCAACGCGCCGCCCTCGACCTGCCCGACCCCGACGACGAGGACGCCACCACGCTCACCCTCGCCCACTGGACCTACGCCGGCCACGGCCACACCCCCGGCGAATCCTGGCTCGCCGCCAACATCCGCCGCGACATCCAGCACAACCGCGAAACCGCCCGCGAAGAACTACCCGCCCTGCCCGACCTGGAAGGAGCCGCTACATGA
- a CDS encoding helix-turn-helix domain-containing protein, which yields MTTAAPELLTVSEVMARLKVGRTKVYDLIRTHRLVSIKVDGCRRIPDQAVRDFIVGQIGEAA from the coding sequence ATGACCACCGCTGCCCCCGAACTGTTGACCGTGTCCGAGGTCATGGCGCGGCTGAAGGTGGGCCGTACCAAGGTCTACGACCTGATCCGGACCCATCGCCTCGTGTCCATCAAGGTCGACGGGTGCCGGCGCATCCCGGACCAGGCGGTCCGCGACTTCATCGTCGGCCAGATCGGGGAGGCTGCCTGA
- a CDS encoding site-specific integrase, with translation MAKRRPNGGGTITKRSDGRYQGAAYVTDTDGNRVRKYVYGRTWDEANEKLGKLQDQERNGIPVPSRSWTLGEWLAYWLEHIVAPEREHNTYVKYESKVRLYLLPHLGKKPLVKLTPAQIRAFMATLTREKVGASARFEVLRVLRNALNRAMREELITRNVALLVDMPKVSKDKGTAWNAREAIAFLRSVRAHRLYAACVLVLVLGLRRSEVLGLRWQDIDFEAGHFTPVKQVQRVKGAGLVLKDLKTESSQAVLPLPEFCARALEERRELQELEQKIAGEHWSQDPDHDLIFSSGHGGMIDPVGFSRSFDRLVKRAGVRRITVRLARHTCGTLLAFLKVHPKVAQAILRHSQISMTMDVYTHVVGDSEREAVGMLAELLEDPLIG, from the coding sequence ATGGCGAAGCGCCGGCCCAACGGCGGCGGCACGATCACCAAGCGGTCCGATGGCCGATACCAGGGCGCCGCGTACGTCACCGACACGGACGGCAACCGGGTGCGCAAGTACGTGTACGGCCGGACGTGGGACGAAGCGAACGAGAAGCTGGGCAAGCTCCAGGATCAGGAGCGCAACGGCATCCCTGTGCCCTCCCGGTCCTGGACGCTCGGGGAGTGGCTCGCCTACTGGCTGGAGCACATCGTCGCTCCGGAGCGCGAGCACAACACGTACGTAAAGTACGAGTCCAAGGTGCGGCTGTACCTGCTGCCGCATCTCGGCAAGAAGCCGCTGGTCAAGCTCACCCCGGCGCAGATCCGGGCGTTCATGGCCACGCTGACCCGGGAGAAGGTCGGCGCCTCGGCCCGCTTCGAAGTCCTGCGAGTCCTCCGCAACGCCCTCAATCGGGCCATGCGCGAGGAACTGATCACACGGAACGTCGCTCTCCTGGTCGACATGCCCAAGGTCAGCAAGGACAAGGGCACGGCGTGGAACGCCCGCGAGGCGATCGCCTTCCTGCGCTCAGTGCGTGCCCACCGGCTCTACGCGGCCTGCGTCCTCGTCCTGGTCCTCGGCCTCCGGCGCAGCGAGGTGCTGGGACTGCGCTGGCAGGACATCGACTTTGAGGCGGGCCACTTCACCCCGGTTAAGCAGGTTCAGCGCGTCAAGGGCGCCGGCCTGGTCCTCAAGGACCTCAAAACGGAGTCCTCACAGGCAGTGCTCCCGCTACCCGAGTTCTGCGCCCGTGCCCTTGAAGAGCGCCGGGAGCTGCAAGAGCTGGAACAGAAGATCGCCGGTGAGCACTGGTCGCAGGATCCGGACCATGACCTGATCTTCTCTTCCGGGCACGGCGGCATGATCGACCCGGTGGGCTTCTCCCGCAGCTTTGATCGACTCGTCAAGCGCGCCGGCGTCCGCCGGATCACGGTCCGCCTGGCTCGGCACACCTGCGGGACCCTGCTGGCCTTTCTGAAGGTGCATCCCAAGGTCGCGCAGGCGATCCTCCGTCACAGCCAGATCAGCATGACTATGGACGTGTACACGCACGTGGTCGGCGACAGTGAGCGCGAAGCAGTGGGCATGCTCGCCGAGCTTCTGGAAGATCCACTCATCGGTTGA
- a CDS encoding DUF3566 domain-containing protein, translating to MSGATGAGPAGTPTGTETNGGGRGFAARATDSHTTQLRRIDDGASGTHASDPHGPQGGTVTDTRGPQPQQSASPLPGERQPQQNTGPYHPPQAYQTQGDGGSAAGVRRPRTGARTTPRVRKARLRVAKADPWSVMKVSFLLSIALGVCTIVASAVLWMVMDAMGVFSTVGGTISEATGSNESNGFDLQSFLSLPNVLLFTTIIAVIDVVLATALATLGAFIYNLSAGFVGGVELTLAEDE from the coding sequence GTGAGCGGAGCCACGGGCGCCGGACCGGCCGGTACCCCCACGGGTACGGAGACCAACGGCGGCGGCCGTGGCTTCGCCGCGCGTGCGACGGATTCGCACACGACTCAACTGCGCAGGATCGACGACGGCGCGAGCGGCACCCACGCGTCTGACCCACACGGACCCCAGGGGGGAACTGTGACGGACACCCGAGGCCCGCAGCCCCAGCAGTCGGCCTCGCCGCTGCCGGGGGAACGGCAGCCGCAGCAGAACACCGGCCCGTACCACCCGCCGCAGGCCTACCAGACCCAGGGCGACGGCGGTTCGGCCGCCGGCGTCCGCCGGCCGCGCACCGGGGCCCGCACCACGCCCCGCGTCCGCAAGGCCCGGCTGCGCGTCGCCAAGGCCGACCCGTGGTCGGTGATGAAGGTCAGCTTCCTGCTCTCCATCGCGCTCGGCGTCTGCACCATCGTGGCGTCCGCGGTGCTGTGGATGGTCATGGACGCGATGGGCGTCTTCTCGACGGTCGGCGGCACCATCTCGGAGGCCACGGGCTCCAACGAGTCCAACGGATTCGACCTGCAGTCGTTCCTGTCGCTGCCCAACGTGCTGCTGTTCACCACGATCATCGCGGTCATCGACGTCGTCCTCGCCACGGCGCTGGCGACGCTCGGCGCGTTCATCTACAACCTCTCCGCCGGCTTCGTCGGCGGCGTGGAACTGACCCTCGCCGAGGACGAGTGA